The following are from one region of the Advenella mimigardefordensis DPN7 genome:
- a CDS encoding glutamine--tRNA ligase/YqeY domain fusion protein → MSASTPELPASNFLRTIIENDLSNDRYQSKKWAGEPGPASVLQNAPKDPARIRTRFPPEPNGYLHIGHAKSICLNFGLARDYGGICHLRFDDTNPEKEEQEYVDAIDDTLAWLGFTTKGPDGDENRYFASDYFGYMYAFAEALINGGYAYVDEQTPEQIRENRGTLTSAGVNSPWRDRSAESSLALLREMKAGKHPDGSLALRAKVDMASPNINMRDPVLYRIRHAAHHRTGNDWCIYPMYTYAHPIEDALEGITHSICTLEFEDQRPFYDWLLARLTELGQLRDPLPRQYEFARLNLKHVVTSKRKLLQLVREGHVTGWDDPRMPTLAGLRRRGYTPSALKLFCDRLGVSKSDSRIDYSLLEQALRDDLDPIAERSVAVLDPIRLIITNYPEGQTEDCSAPRNPHDAQAGRRQFPFSRELLIERDDFREEPPKKYFRLFPGNTVRLKYAYVIKCTGFDKDEAGNITQVYAEYLPDTKSGTPGADSVKVKGNITWISAAHAVPATVMLYDRLFTDPSPDSGDKDFLDYLNPDSVQRVSAWLEPGFTATPGARWQFERLGYFVADSQDSTPETPVLNRCVTLRDSWS, encoded by the coding sequence ATGTCCGCTTCAACACCTGAGCTTCCCGCCTCCAATTTTTTGCGAACCATCATTGAGAACGATCTGAGTAATGATCGCTATCAATCAAAAAAATGGGCTGGCGAGCCCGGACCCGCCTCGGTTTTGCAGAATGCGCCGAAAGATCCTGCCCGTATCCGCACCCGCTTTCCGCCCGAACCTAACGGTTACCTGCATATTGGTCACGCCAAAAGCATCTGCCTGAATTTCGGCCTCGCACGCGATTACGGTGGTATCTGCCATTTACGCTTTGACGACACCAATCCGGAAAAAGAAGAACAGGAATATGTGGACGCCATTGACGACACGCTGGCCTGGCTGGGCTTTACCACCAAAGGTCCCGATGGCGATGAAAATCGCTATTTCGCCAGTGACTACTTCGGCTACATGTACGCGTTCGCTGAAGCGCTCATCAATGGCGGTTACGCCTATGTCGACGAGCAAACACCCGAACAGATCCGTGAAAACCGCGGTACGCTGACCTCGGCCGGCGTCAATTCGCCCTGGCGCGATCGTTCAGCCGAATCATCGCTGGCGCTGCTGCGTGAAATGAAAGCAGGCAAGCACCCTGACGGCAGCCTGGCCCTGCGCGCCAAGGTGGACATGGCTTCACCCAATATCAATATGCGGGACCCTGTGCTCTATCGCATTCGCCATGCAGCGCACCACCGTACAGGCAATGATTGGTGCATCTACCCCATGTACACCTACGCCCATCCGATAGAAGATGCGCTGGAAGGCATTACGCACAGCATCTGCACGCTGGAATTTGAAGACCAGCGGCCGTTTTACGACTGGCTGCTGGCGCGGCTGACAGAACTGGGCCAGTTGCGTGACCCGCTGCCCCGTCAATATGAATTTGCGCGCCTCAACCTCAAGCATGTGGTTACCAGCAAGCGCAAGCTGCTGCAACTGGTGCGCGAAGGCCATGTCACCGGCTGGGACGACCCGCGCATGCCCACGCTCGCGGGGCTGCGCCGCCGTGGTTACACCCCTTCGGCCCTCAAGCTGTTCTGCGATCGCCTGGGCGTATCCAAGTCCGACTCGCGGATTGACTACAGCCTGCTGGAACAGGCACTGCGTGATGACCTGGATCCGATTGCCGAGCGCAGCGTGGCCGTGCTTGATCCAATCAGGCTTATTATCACCAATTATCCCGAGGGTCAGACTGAAGACTGCAGTGCACCGCGTAACCCGCACGACGCGCAGGCCGGCCGGCGCCAGTTCCCCTTTTCGCGCGAATTGCTGATTGAGCGCGACGACTTCCGCGAAGAGCCGCCCAAAAAATATTTCCGCCTGTTCCCTGGTAATACCGTCAGGCTCAAATATGCCTATGTGATTAAATGCACCGGCTTTGACAAGGATGAGGCTGGCAACATCACACAGGTTTACGCAGAATACCTTCCCGATACCAAGAGCGGCACACCCGGCGCCGACAGCGTCAAGGTCAAAGGAAATATCACCTGGATCAGTGCGGCGCATGCTGTGCCGGCCACTGTCATGCTCTACGACCGCCTGTTCACCGATCCGTCTCCCGACAGTGGCGACAAGGATTTCCTCGACTATCTGAATCCCGACTCGGTGCAACGCGTCAGTGCCTGGCTTGAACCGGGCTTTACCGCCACACCCGGTGCCCGCTGGCAATTTGAACGCCTGGGTTATTTTGTGGCAGACTCTCAGGACTCCACTCCCGAAACCCCTGTATTGAACCGCTGTGTTACGCTGCGGGATTCATGGTCCTAA
- a CDS encoding glycosyltransferase family 2 protein translates to MTQNLYFFTVLTPTYNRAHTLERVYQSLCEQQFKDFEWLVVDDGSTDNTRNKIETWQVDSPFPIRYVWQTNQHKKTAFNTGVREAWGRLIVALDSDDTLLPDSLQSMAGVWRGIPDDLKSGYIAVTGLCARPDGAIVGDRYPEDVMDMTSLDMYFKSHVTGEKFGCLQTEVLKHYPFPEDIDGFVPESMVWRAIARDGYLTRFVNKVFRTYYESEDSLSKEGAVSAEKNALGILLLARDTVVNCLPWFRYQPVTFLLAAARYTRFRLHLQRAGKPLPPAVELQGNMSRILVSLMYPAGWVQYMQDRRKRS, encoded by the coding sequence ATGACGCAAAATCTTTATTTTTTTACGGTGTTGACGCCGACCTATAATCGCGCTCATACCCTTGAGCGCGTCTACCAATCGTTATGCGAGCAGCAATTTAAGGATTTCGAGTGGCTGGTGGTCGATGACGGTTCGACCGACAACACACGCAATAAAATAGAAACCTGGCAGGTTGATTCACCGTTCCCTATCAGGTACGTCTGGCAAACCAATCAACATAAAAAAACGGCTTTCAATACCGGTGTGAGGGAGGCCTGGGGACGACTGATCGTGGCCCTCGATAGCGATGACACGCTGCTGCCCGATTCGCTGCAATCAATGGCTGGGGTATGGCGTGGCATTCCCGATGATCTGAAAAGTGGCTATATCGCCGTAACCGGGCTGTGCGCGCGTCCTGATGGTGCGATTGTGGGGGATCGCTATCCCGAGGACGTCATGGACATGACGTCACTGGATATGTATTTCAAAAGTCATGTGACAGGAGAAAAATTCGGTTGCCTGCAAACAGAGGTGCTTAAGCATTATCCGTTTCCGGAAGATATCGATGGTTTCGTTCCCGAGAGCATGGTGTGGCGTGCGATTGCCCGGGATGGGTATCTGACGCGCTTTGTCAACAAAGTATTTCGTACCTACTACGAGAGTGAAGATTCCCTGAGCAAGGAGGGCGCGGTCTCGGCTGAGAAGAATGCGCTGGGCATTTTGCTGCTGGCCCGTGATACGGTTGTTAATTGCCTGCCCTGGTTCCGCTACCAGCCGGTCACATTTTTGCTGGCAGCGGCACGATATACGCGCTTCCGGCTGCACTTGCAGCGCGCCGGCAAGCCGCTGCCGCCTGCCGTGGAGTTGCAGGGCAATATGTCAAGAATACTGGTCTCGCTGATGTATCCGGCCGGATGGGTGCAATATATGCAGGATCGCCGCAAGCGTTCCTGA
- the minD gene encoding septum site-determining protein MinD, producing the protein MTRIIVVTSGKGGVGKTTTSASFSSGLAMRGHKTAVIDFDVGLRNLDLIMGCERRVVYDFVNVIQGEATLNQALIKDKQLENLFILPASQTRDKDALTREGVEKVLNDLKAMDFEYIVCDSPAGIETGALMAAYFADDALVVTNPEVSSVRDSDRILGILSSKSRRSEKGEEAVKEYLVLTRYSPKRVEDGEMLSLKDIEDILRIKLIGVVPESEAVLQASNSGVPAIHLKDSDVSEAYQDIVARYLGEERPLRFTDYNKPGFFKRLFGGK; encoded by the coding sequence ATGACTCGCATCATTGTGGTAACTTCAGGTAAAGGCGGCGTGGGCAAAACCACCACCAGCGCCAGTTTTTCATCCGGTCTAGCCATGCGTGGCCACAAGACAGCCGTCATCGATTTCGACGTCGGCCTGCGTAACCTTGACCTTATCATGGGATGTGAACGCCGCGTCGTGTACGATTTTGTCAACGTCATCCAGGGTGAAGCGACGCTGAATCAGGCGCTGATCAAGGACAAACAGCTGGAAAACCTGTTCATCCTGCCTGCGTCACAAACCCGCGATAAGGATGCACTCACACGCGAAGGCGTGGAAAAAGTGCTGAACGACCTCAAGGCAATGGATTTTGAATATATCGTATGTGATTCGCCCGCCGGCATTGAAACCGGCGCACTCATGGCCGCCTATTTTGCCGACGATGCATTGGTTGTGACCAACCCCGAAGTCTCCTCGGTACGTGACTCTGACCGCATTCTGGGTATCCTGTCTTCCAAGTCGCGCCGCTCCGAAAAGGGAGAAGAGGCCGTCAAGGAATACCTGGTGCTCACCCGCTACAGTCCGAAACGTGTAGAAGACGGCGAAATGCTGTCCCTGAAAGATATCGAAGACATCCTGCGCATCAAGCTGATTGGCGTCGTACCCGAATCAGAAGCCGTTTTGCAGGCGTCCAACTCCGGCGTTCCTGCTATTCATCTGAAAGATTCTGACGTGTCTGAAGCCTATCAGGACATCGTCGCCCGCTACCTGGGTGAAGAAAGACCGTTGCGCTTTACCGACTACAACAAACCGGGCTTCTTCAAACGACTTTTTGGAGGCAAGTAA
- the pdxA gene encoding 4-hydroxythreonine-4-phosphate dehydrogenase PdxA — protein sequence MTTEPLLSATGPLGLTMGDAAGIGPELVARLFSQGLPASTVVYGDAGAVSRAVAQLGLSLPVTAHDSVAQWKAAHQNMAISSEIPVIRCADPLPQDLPLGQVSAQAGLASYHFLLAAIADAMAGEISAIVTAPINKRSLKAGGVDFPGHTEILAQEAGVPRVAMMLLNEQLRVILVTIHVALSEVPALITFENELDTIRLADRACRMVGLASPRIAVAGLNPHAGEGGRFGHEDETIIRPAIDAARAEGLDVDGPFPGDTIFMRARRGEFDIVVAQYHDQGLIPVKYLGVDNGVNVTVGLPFIRTSVDHGTAYDIAGKGVADPASLRVACELALRMHNPGV from the coding sequence ATGACAACTGAACCGCTACTGTCTGCAACGGGGCCCCTGGGGCTGACGATGGGCGATGCCGCAGGTATTGGACCCGAACTGGTCGCCAGGCTGTTCAGCCAGGGGCTGCCCGCCAGCACGGTGGTATACGGGGACGCCGGGGCTGTATCGCGGGCCGTTGCCCAGCTTGGGCTGAGCCTGCCAGTTACTGCCCATGACTCGGTGGCCCAATGGAAGGCGGCACACCAGAACATGGCAATTTCGTCTGAAATACCGGTTATTCGCTGTGCCGACCCTTTGCCGCAGGATCTGCCGCTGGGTCAGGTGAGTGCGCAGGCTGGCCTGGCCTCCTATCACTTTCTCCTGGCTGCGATTGCCGATGCCATGGCGGGTGAGATTTCGGCCATTGTCACCGCGCCCATCAATAAGCGCTCGCTTAAGGCTGGCGGTGTTGATTTTCCCGGGCATACGGAAATTCTGGCCCAGGAGGCAGGGGTGCCAAGGGTCGCGATGATGCTGCTTAACGAGCAGTTGCGGGTGATTCTGGTGACGATTCATGTCGCGCTGAGCGAGGTACCCGCGCTGATCACATTTGAAAACGAGCTGGACACCATCCGGCTGGCAGATCGGGCCTGTCGCATGGTGGGTCTGGCGTCGCCGCGTATTGCGGTGGCAGGGCTTAACCCGCATGCGGGTGAGGGAGGGCGGTTTGGCCATGAAGACGAAACCATCATCCGGCCGGCGATTGACGCTGCCCGGGCGGAAGGGCTTGATGTAGATGGCCCCTTTCCTGGCGATACGATTTTCATGAGGGCCCGCCGTGGTGAGTTTGATATTGTCGTGGCGCAATACCATGATCAGGGCCTGATCCCGGTGAAGTATCTTGGCGTGGACAACGGCGTGAATGTGACCGTGGGCCTGCCGTTTATCCGCACCAGTGTAGACCATGGGACCGCTTATGATATTGCCGGCAAAGGAGTGGCGGATCCAGCGTCGCTACGTGTCGCCTGTGAGCTGGCTTTGCGGATGCATAACCCGGGTGTCTGA
- the minC gene encoding septum site-determining protein MinC — MASKSSSSALEFKSASLFVIRIELKSADTAALQQALEQKMAEAGSLFENEPVVLDISGLTSAPDWAELVALLTRLKLPVIGVMGPDGALIDSARQAGLSKVDISTLNQRQPPEPTLLTEPVADAVKLAPAAHVQTVATATEKETPPEPKAPPANARKAPTAPRTPARPAEPIIRETIREVPVPVPTMVLARQLRSGQRVYARNSDLIVIGVVSRGAEVIADGNIHVYGPLRGKAIAGARGNASARIFTSHLDAELLAIAGIYRVIDADIEPQLNKKPVIVELDNETLKFIPGDNSGQG, encoded by the coding sequence GTGGCTTCCAAATCCTCTTCCTCTGCCCTCGAATTCAAAAGCGCCTCGCTTTTTGTTATCCGGATCGAACTGAAAAGTGCCGATACCGCAGCGCTGCAGCAGGCGCTGGAACAGAAAATGGCTGAAGCAGGCAGCCTGTTCGAAAACGAGCCGGTCGTCCTGGACATCAGCGGCCTGACCAGCGCGCCCGACTGGGCTGAACTGGTGGCGCTGCTGACCAGGCTCAAGCTGCCTGTTATCGGTGTGATGGGTCCCGATGGTGCCCTGATTGACAGCGCCCGCCAGGCGGGCCTGTCCAAGGTTGACATCTCTACCCTCAATCAGCGCCAGCCGCCAGAGCCCACGCTGCTTACCGAACCGGTAGCTGATGCGGTCAAACTGGCACCGGCCGCCCATGTACAAACAGTGGCCACCGCAACGGAAAAAGAGACGCCGCCCGAGCCCAAAGCACCTCCAGCCAATGCGCGGAAAGCGCCGACAGCGCCACGCACCCCAGCTCGCCCGGCGGAACCGATCATCCGCGAAACCATTCGCGAAGTACCGGTCCCCGTCCCCACCATGGTGCTGGCGCGCCAGCTGCGTTCCGGTCAGCGCGTCTATGCCCGTAACAGCGACCTGATCGTGATCGGTGTCGTCAGCCGTGGTGCCGAAGTGATTGCCGACGGCAACATCCATGTGTACGGCCCGCTGCGCGGCAAGGCCATCGCGGGTGCCCGTGGCAATGCCTCGGCGCGGATTTTCACCTCTCATCTGGATGCGGAGCTGCTTGCCATAGCCGGTATCTATCGCGTCATCGATGCCGATATCGAACCACAGCTGAACAAAAAGCCGGTTATTGTTGAACTGGACAACGAAACGCTCAAATTCATCCCGGGTGACAATAGCGGTCAGGGATAG
- a CDS encoding glycine zipper 2TM domain-containing protein — protein sequence MKTNIVAKSIIAGSLAIALAGCGGMSQRDRNTVGGAAIGGVAGSLLTDGGTLGTLGGAAIGGVIGNQVGGRRR from the coding sequence ATGAAAACCAATATCGTAGCCAAGAGCATTATTGCAGGAAGCCTTGCCATTGCGCTGGCCGGATGTGGTGGTATGAGCCAGCGTGACAGAAATACTGTCGGCGGTGCCGCTATTGGTGGCGTAGCCGGCTCGTTGCTGACAGATGGCGGCACCTTAGGTACATTGGGTGGCGCTGCGATTGGTGGTGTGATCGGTAATCAGGTGGGTGGTCGTCGTCGCTAA
- the minE gene encoding cell division topological specificity factor MinE yields MSFLRFLLGEKKSSASVAKERLQLIITHERNEGTASAPDFLPQLQKDLIEVISKYITINPEDLKVNVDKHGNLEVLEVKIEMPQDPKDAVAKVG; encoded by the coding sequence ATGTCCTTCCTGAGATTTCTTCTTGGTGAAAAAAAGTCATCGGCCAGCGTTGCCAAAGAACGCCTGCAGCTCATCATCACGCATGAACGCAATGAAGGCACGGCCAGCGCACCGGATTTTCTTCCTCAACTGCAAAAAGATCTGATCGAAGTCATTTCCAAGTACATCACTATCAATCCGGAAGACCTGAAAGTCAATGTAGACAAACATGGCAATCTGGAAGTACTTGAAGTCAAAATCGAAATGCCTCAGGATCCCAAAGACGCGGTCGCCAAGGTCGGTTAA
- the ettA gene encoding energy-dependent translational throttle protein EttA — MAQYVYTMNRVGKIVPPKRQILRDISLSFFPGAKIGVLGLNGSGKSTLLKIMAGIDKDIEGEATPMPGLKIGYLPQEPQLDPEHTVRQSVEAGLGEVFAARQRLEEVYAEYAEPDADFDKLAAEQAELEAVIAAAASSGADDIGTQMEIAADALRLPPWEAIVGKLSGGEKRRVALCRLLLSKPDMLLLDEPTNHLDAESVEWLEQFLQKFPGTVVGVTHDRYFLDNAAEWILELDRGHGIPWKGNYSSWLEQKEARLEQEEASETARQKTIRKELEWVRQNPKGRQAKSKARLARFEELSSHEYQKRNETQEIFIPVAERLGNEVIEFANVSKAFGERLLIDDLSFKVPPGAIVGIIGPNGAGKSTLFRMIAGQEKPDSGEVKIGQTVNISFVDQSRDTLADNKSVFDFVAQGSDVLNVGRFEIPARAYLGRFNFKGSDQTKLVGQLSGGERGRLHMANTLIKGGNVLLLDEPSNDLDVETLRALEDALLEFAGAVMVISHDRWFLDRIATHILAFEGDSNVVFFDGNYQEYEADKKKRLGEEGAKPRRIRYKALK; from the coding sequence ATGGCCCAGTACGTTTATACGATGAATCGTGTCGGCAAAATCGTGCCTCCGAAACGGCAGATTCTGCGCGATATTTCGCTGTCATTTTTTCCGGGAGCCAAAATTGGCGTTCTTGGTTTGAACGGATCCGGTAAATCCACACTGCTGAAAATTATGGCGGGGATTGACAAGGATATTGAAGGTGAAGCCACGCCAATGCCCGGCTTAAAAATCGGGTATCTGCCGCAGGAACCACAGCTGGATCCGGAGCATACTGTCAGGCAATCGGTAGAAGCCGGGTTGGGTGAGGTGTTTGCCGCGAGACAGCGGCTGGAAGAGGTGTATGCTGAGTACGCCGAGCCCGATGCTGATTTTGACAAACTGGCCGCTGAACAGGCCGAGCTTGAGGCGGTGATTGCTGCCGCCGCATCCAGCGGTGCCGATGATATTGGCACGCAGATGGAAATCGCGGCCGACGCGCTACGCCTGCCACCATGGGAGGCGATTGTCGGCAAGCTCTCGGGTGGTGAAAAACGGCGCGTGGCACTGTGCCGCCTGTTGCTCTCCAAGCCAGACATGCTTTTGCTGGACGAGCCTACCAACCACCTGGATGCGGAAAGTGTCGAGTGGCTGGAGCAGTTCCTGCAGAAATTTCCGGGCACCGTTGTGGGCGTGACCCACGATCGCTATTTCCTGGACAATGCGGCCGAATGGATTCTTGAGCTTGACCGTGGTCACGGTATTCCCTGGAAGGGCAATTACAGTTCCTGGCTGGAGCAGAAGGAAGCGCGCCTGGAGCAGGAAGAGGCCAGCGAAACGGCACGCCAGAAAACGATTCGCAAGGAACTGGAATGGGTACGCCAGAATCCGAAAGGCAGACAGGCCAAATCCAAGGCGCGTCTCGCCCGTTTTGAAGAACTGTCTTCCCATGAATATCAGAAACGCAACGAGACTCAGGAAATTTTCATTCCTGTTGCCGAGCGCCTGGGTAACGAGGTTATTGAGTTTGCCAACGTCAGCAAAGCCTTTGGTGAGCGTCTGCTGATTGATGATCTGAGTTTCAAGGTACCGCCTGGCGCCATTGTCGGTATTATCGGTCCCAACGGTGCCGGTAAGTCTACGCTGTTTCGCATGATTGCCGGTCAGGAAAAGCCCGATTCCGGCGAAGTGAAAATCGGCCAGACCGTGAATATCTCATTTGTGGATCAATCGCGCGACACACTGGCCGATAATAAGAGTGTGTTCGATTTTGTCGCTCAGGGATCAGATGTGCTCAACGTTGGGCGGTTTGAAATCCCTGCGCGCGCCTACCTGGGCCGCTTCAACTTCAAGGGATCGGATCAGACCAAGCTGGTAGGGCAGTTGTCGGGCGGTGAGCGCGGCAGGTTGCATATGGCCAATACGCTGATCAAGGGCGGTAATGTCCTGCTGCTTGATGAGCCGTCCAACGATCTGGATGTGGAAACCCTGCGGGCCCTGGAAGATGCTTTGCTGGAGTTTGCGGGCGCCGTGATGGTCATCAGCCATGATCGCTGGTTTCTGGATCGTATTGCGACGCATATTCTGGCTTTTGAAGGCGATTCCAATGTTGTCTTTTTTGACGGCAACTATCAGGAATATGAAGCAGACAAGAAAAAACGACTGGGCGAAGAGGGGGCAAAACCCCGTCGTATTCGTTATAAGGCACTGAAGTAA